From Chaetodon auriga isolate fChaAug3 chromosome 10, fChaAug3.hap1, whole genome shotgun sequence, a single genomic window includes:
- the hck gene encoding tyrosine-protein kinase HCK, with protein sequence MGCVGSKKEQEPLSKGTGHDELQNRAQTAHYVKDPTAGNSGSKASKMPSNANSDGESIAMALYDYEAIHEGDLGFKKGDKLKILEESGEWWRAMLISTGQEGYIPSNYVAKDTLEAEEWFFKGVSRKDAERQLLAPGNKVGSFMIRDSETTKGSYSLSVRDSDVQSGDTVKHYKIRTLDNGGFYISPRNTFSTLQELVSHYKKQGDGLCQSLTNPCLSPKPEKPWEKDAWEIPRSSLKLERRLGAGQFGEVWMATYNKHTKVAVKTMKPGSMSVEAFMGEANLMKSLQHDKLVRLHAVVTKEEPIYIITEFMEKGSLLDFLKSDEGNRLQLPKLIDFSAQTAEGMAYIEQRNYIHRDLRAANILVNKALVCKIADFGLARIIEDNEYTAREGAKFPIKWTAPEAINYGSFTIKSDVWSFGILLTEIISYGRTPYPGMTNPEVIRSLEKGYRMQRLESCPNELYEIMLECWKNKPEDRPTFDYLQSVLEDFYTATESQYQQQP encoded by the exons ATGGGCTGCGTGGGCTCAAAGAAGGAGCAGGAGCCTCTCAGCAAAGGGACGGGACATGATGAGCTACAGAACCGGGCACAGACAGCCCACTATGTCAAAGACCCCACAGCAGGAAACTCTGGGAGCAAAGCT AGCAAAATGCCATCTAATGCAAACTCAGACG gagagagtATTGCCATGGCACTGTATGACTATGAGGCCATTCATGAAGGAGACCTCGGCTTCAAGAAGGGAGATAAGCTGAAAATCTTAGAGGA atcGGGGGAGTGGTGGAGAGCTATGTTAATCAGTACAGGTCAGGAAGGTTACATCCCCAGCAATTATGTAGCCAAAGATACTCTGGAGGCAGAGGA GTGGTTCTTCAAGGGTGTGAgcaggaaagatgctgagagGCAGCTTCTGGCCCCTGGGAACAAAGTGGGATCCTTCATGATCCGAGACAGTGAGACCACCAAGG GCAGCTACTCTCTGTCCGTCAGGGACAGTGATGTCCAGTCCGGTGACACAGTTAAACATTATAAGATCCGTACGCTGGACAATGGAGGATTCTACATCTCTCCCCGCAACACATTCAGCACCCTGCAGGAGCTGGTCAGCCATTACAAGA AACAGGGAGATGGTCTCTGCCAATCCCTGACCAACCCATGCTTGAGCCCCAAACCTGAGAAGCCATGGGAGAAAGATGCCTGGGAAATCCCAAGATCATCACTAAAACTGGAAAGGAGGCTTGGTGCCGGCCAGTTTGGAGAAGTCTGGATGG cTACATACAATAAGCACACAAAAGTAGCAGTGAAGACCATGAAGCCTGGCAGCATGTCAGTTGAAGCCTTCATGGGTGAGGCCAACCTGATGAAGAGTCTACAGCATGACAAACTGGTCCGACTCCATGCCGTGGTTACCAAGGAGGAGCCTATCTATATCATCACCGAGTTCATggaaaaag GTAGTTTATTAGACTTCTTAAAGAGTGATGAGGGCAACCGTTTGCAGCTCCCCAAGCTCATTGATTTCTCTGCCCAG ACTGCAGAGGGCATGGCCTACATTGAGCAGAGGAACTACATCCACAGGGACCTGAGAGCTGCCAACATCCTGGTCAATAAGGCTTTAGTGTGCAAAATTGCTGACTTTGGCCTGGCTCGGATCATTGAAGATAATGAGTACACAGCTCGGGAAG GAGCCAAGTTCCCCATCAAATGGACAGCCCCTGAGGCCATCAACTACGGCTCTTTCACCATCAAATCTGATGTGTGGTCCTTTGGCATCTTGCTGACTGAGATTATCAGCTATGGACGTACACCATACCCAG gaatgACAAACCCAGAAGTGATCCGTTCCCTGGAGAAGGGCTACAGAATGCAACGCCTGGAGAGCTGTCCCAACGAACTCTATGAAATCATGCTGGAGTGCTGGAAGAACAAGCCTGAGGACCGTCCCACCTTTGATTACCTGCAGAGTGTCCTGGAGGATTTCTACACAGCCACAGAGAGCCAgtatcagcagcagccatga